In Nicotiana tabacum cultivar K326 chromosome 2, ASM71507v2, whole genome shotgun sequence, the following proteins share a genomic window:
- the LOC142167902 gene encoding uncharacterized protein LOC142167902, translating to MSYTGEIIPRNKLVRKILSVLPSSWESKVNAITEVKDLQKLTIDELLGNLRTYKMKKKKDNERREPKREKNRVLKTDNNDSSGEDGDTTYLIRRFQKMVRRNGGIPKRGSSSKPKNYDLCHKCGNPGHFIKDCPLLKQDQFKHNTDKAAKRNPIPDKLFKRKNVADNVVKQALATWGDSFSESEEENDHGDSSMMVVESEANEYDLIIALMDQCFNKELGEAEQTRDDLVVVVVDLKETIENLKKEKDALDEKIANIEHKRDDLMVIVVDLKETTECVRKEKEFLTERVANIEHEGDDLLVVLMDLKEIIGELKIESRPENSQKGKEVARNSERKQPTIALQGGSASFGNGKKGHILGVGKIGKSLSHSIKNVSYMNGLKYSLLSVSQICDKGNKVEFVSNICTATNLVTGEVVLVAKRYKNIYVADFESLQNGDLSCLSVVDDDAELWHRRTKDETIEVFVAFVKKIQVKMGNNVACIRSDRGTEFDNAKFDEFCTENVGLQIISGQKLSILLATC from the exons ATGAGCTACACTGGTGAAATTATTCCAAGAAACAAGCTTGTCAGGAAAATCCTTAGTGTGCTAcccagttcttgggaaagcaaagtgaaCGCCATTACAGAGGTGAAGGACTTGCAAAAACTGACCATCGATGAACTCCTTGGCAATCTGAGAACatataaaatgaagaaaaagaaggacaatgaaagaagagagcccaaaaGAGAGAAGAACCGGGTCCTCAAGACAGACAACAATGATTCAAGTGGTGAGGATGGTGATACGACTTACTTGATAagaagatttcagaagatggttcgcagaaatggaggcattccaaaaaggggGAGTTCTAGCAAGCCAAAAAACTATGACCTCTGTCATAAGTGTGGCAATCCAGGACACTTCATCAAGGACTGTCCCCTCCTAAAGCAGGATCAATTCAAGCACAACACAGACAAAGCAGCCAAGAGGAACCCAATTCCTGATAAACTCTTCAAGAGAAAGAATGTcgctgacaatgttgtgaaacaagctcttgctACATGGGGAGATTCCTTCagcgaatctgaagaagaaaatgatcatGGTGATAGTTCAATGATGGTAGTAGAAAGTGAAGCAAATGAGTATGACTTAATCATTGCCTTGATGGATca atGCTTTAACAAGGAATTAGGAGAAGCAGAACAGACCAGAGATGACCTAGTAGTCGTTGTAGTTGATTTAAAGGAAACAATTGAGAACCTGAAGAAAGAGAAGGATGCCTTAGATGAAAAAATTGCAAATATAGAACACAAAAGAGATGATCTAATGGTGATTGTGGTAGACCTAAAAGAGACCACTGAGTgtgtaagaaaagaaaaagaattcttAACTGAGAGGGTTGCTAACATTGAGCATGAGGGAGATGACCTATTAGTGGTGCTAATGGACTTGAAGGAAATAATTGGGGAACTTAAAATAGAGAGTAGGCCTGAAAATtctcaaaagggaaaggaagttgcaa ggaacagtgaaaggaagcagcCTACAATT gccctgcaaggagggagtgcaTCCTTTGGAAATGGCAAGAAAGGAcacattctgggagttggaaaGATTGGGaagtctctctcacactcaatcaAAAATGTGTCCTACATGAACGGGTTGAAGTACAGCTTGCTAAGTGTTTCCCAGATCTGTGAcaaaggaaacaaggtggaatttgtgtcaaaTATATGTACAGCCACAAACCTAGTGACTGGTGAGGTGGTGCTAGTAgcaaaaagatacaaaaatatctatgttgctgattttgagtctcTGCAGAATGGTGATCTCAGCTGTCTaagtgttgttgatgatgatgctgaattaTGGCATAGGAG AACCAAAGATGAAACCATTGAAGTGTTTGTTGCCTTCGTCAAAAAGATTCAAGTGAAGATGGGTAATAATGTAGCTTGCATCAGGTCTGATCGTGGGACAGAGTTcgacaatgccaaatttgatgagttctgtACTGAAAATG TGGGATTGCAAataatttctgggcagaagctctCAATACTACTTGCTACTTgctga